DNA sequence from the Heptranchias perlo isolate sHepPer1 unplaced genomic scaffold, sHepPer1.hap1 HAP1_SCAFFOLD_43, whole genome shotgun sequence genome:
gtctgaccgtggatagtggtctcactaatacagtctgaccgtggatagtggtctcactaatacagtctgaccgtgaatagtggtgtcactaatacagtctgaccgtggatagtggtctcactaatacagtctgaccgtggatagtggtctcactaatacagtctgaccgtgaatagtggtgtcactaatacagtctgaccgtgaatagtggtgtcactaatacagtctgaccgtgaatagtggtgtcactaatacagtctgaccgtgaatagtggtctcactaatacagtctgaccgtggatagtggtctcactaatacagtctgaccgtgaatagtggtgtcactaatacagtctgaccgtgaatagtggtctcactaatacagtctgaccgtgaatagtggtgtcactaatacagtctgactgtgaatagtggtctcactaatacgGTCTGACCGTGGATAatggtctcactaatacagtctgaccgtgaatagtggtctcactaatacagtctgaccgtgaatagtggtgtcactaatacagtctgaccgtggatagtggtgtcactaatacagtctgaccgtgaatagtggtgtcactaatacagtctgaccgggaACAGtgttgtcactaatacagtctgaccgtgaacagtggtgtcactaatacagtctgaccgtgaacagtggtgtcactaatacagtctgaccgtgaacagtggtgtcactaatacagtctgaccgtggatagtggtgtcactaatacagtctgaccgtggatagtggtgtcactaatacagtctgaccgtgaatagtggtgtcactaatacagtctgaccgtggatagtggtctcacgaatacagtctgaccgtgaatagtggtgtcactaatacagtctgaccgtgaatagtggtgtcactaatacagtctgaccgtggatagtggtgtcactaatacagtctgaccgtggatagtggtgtcactaatacagtctgaccgtgaatagtggtgtcactaatacagtctgaccatgAATAGTAgagtcactaatacagtctgaccgtgaatagtggtgtcactaatagttTGACCATGAAtcgtggtgtcactaatacagtctgaccgtgaatagtggtgtcactaatacagacTGACCGGGAATAGtgttgtcactaatacagtctgactgtGAATAgtagtgtcactaatacagtctgtctGGGAATGGTGGCATCGctcatacagtctgaccgtgaatagtggtgtcactaatacagtctgaccatgAATAGTAgagtcactaatacagtctgaccgcaaATAgtagtgtcactaatacagtctgactgcgaatagtggtgtcactaatacagtctgtctGGGAATGGTGgcgtcactaatacagtctgaccgtgaatagtagTGTCATTAATGCAGtatgaccgtgaatagtggtgtcactaatacagccTGAGCGTGAATAgtagtgtcactaatacagtctgaccgggaATAGTGTTGTCACTAATACAGTTTGACTGTGAATAgtagtgtcactaatacagtctgactggGAATAGTGTTGTCACTAATACAATCTGTTCGGGAATAGTGTTGTCCCTAATACAGTGTgactgggaatagtggtgtcactaatacagtgtGACCGGGAATAGtgttgtcactaatacagtctgtccGGGAATAGtgttgtcactaatacagtctgttCGGGAATAGTGTTGTCCCTAATACAGTGTgactgggaatagtggtgtcactaatacagtgtgactgggaatagtggtgtcactaatacagtctgaccgtgaatagtagTGTCATTAATACAGTGTGACCGTGAATACTGGTGTCACCAGTACAGtgtgaccgtgaatagtggtgccACCAGTACAGtgtgaccgtgaatagtggtgtcaccagTATAGTGTgactgggaatagtggtgtcactaatacagtgtgaccgtgaatagtggtgtcaccagTACAGTGTgactgggaatagtggtgtcaccagTGCAGACTTCAGCAAATCAATGACCCTGGTCACAGATTACAGCCAATCAATGGCCCTGTCCCCTTCTTGAAGGTCTCACCCACAGCTGTCAATGCTCTATAAttgagggaatacaaacctagtctgtacaacctgtcttcataatttaaccctattagccccagtgtcattctggtgaatctgcactgcaccccctccaaggccaataaatccttcctgaggtgcgatgcccagaaatgaacgcagtatctccaggtgGAAATActcttgaaacataaaagattctgagagggcttgacgcggtagatgctgagaggctgtttcccatggctggagagtctagaactaggggacatagtctcaggttaaggcatcagacatttaggactgagataaggaggaatttcttcactcagagggtggtgaatctttggaattctctaccccagagagctgtggatgctcagtcgttgagtgtatttaaggctgagatcgatagatttctggactcgagGAGAATCAAGGTATTTgggaatcgggtgggaaagtgaagttgaggttgaagatcagccatgatctgattgaatggcggagcaggctcgaggggccgaatggcctactcctgctcctatttcttatggggtctgaccaaggctctgtacaactgaagcgtcacttcctcccctttgtaatccagccccccTGAGATAAAAGCCtgagttccatatcccttgatacccttacccaacaaaaatctatcgatctcagtcttgaaagtttcagttgacccccagaatccacagccttgtGGGGGAGAATGTTCAGCACATTCAGCAAGTGCTGGTGCTATAAGTCTAGAAATGAATGCTACTGATATAGAATTCGatagattgtacagcacagaaacaggccattcagcccaacaggttcatgccagtgtttatgcgccacacaagcctcctctctcccgacttcatttaaccctatcagcatatccttctattcctttctccctcaagtgtttcacgcatttatcctattcccttttgaaagttactattgattctgcttccacctccctttcaggattcaagatcataacaacttgctgcgtaaaaacatttctcctcatctccccgattgtccttttgccaattaccttaaatatgtgtcctctggttactgaaccttttaccactggaaacactttccccttattcactctgtcaaaacccttcatgaatttgaaccattctatcaaatctctccttaaccttctctgctctaaggagaacaaccccaggctctctagtttctccacataactgaagtttttcatccctggtaccattctagtaaatctcttctgcactctctgacatccttcctaatgtgtggtgcccagaattgaacacaatactccagctggggcctaaccagtgttttataaaggtttagcataacttccttgcttttgtactctaggcctctatttataaagcccaggatcccatatggttttttaacaggcttctcaacttgtccagccaccatcagcgatttgtgtacatacacccccggtctctctgttcctccaacccctttaaaattgtaccatttcgtttatattgtctcccctcattcttcctaccaaaatgaatcagttcacacttctctgcattaaatttcatctgccgtgtgtctgctcatttcaccaatctgtctacgtcctcctgaagtctgttactatccttctcgttgtttactacattcccgagtttcgtgtcatttgcaaactttgaaattatgccctttatacccaagtccaggtcattaatatatatcaaaaagagttcaAAGAGTTTCTACATGGTGTGAGCTCGCTGATGGATTGTCAAGTTGCCAGACTGGGCAAATCGCTTTTTACACACTGTACATTCAAagggtttctccccactgtgagtTCTCTGATGGACAGTCAATGTACTGGACTGGATGAAGCATTTTTTACACACTGTACATTGGaacggtttctccccactgtgagtTCTCTGATGGACAGTCAGTTCATGGGATGTACAAAATCTCTTTTTACACACTGTACATTCAAAGGGTTTCTCTCCTGTGTGAATGCGTTGGTGCTTTATCAAATTACCAGATTGGGCAAACCGTTTTGCACAAACTGAGCACTggaacggcctctctccagtgtgaattcgctgatGCACCATCAGCTCATGGGATGTACAAAACCACTTTTTACACACCATGCATTCAAACAGTTTCTCTCCAGTGTGGCTTCGTTGGTGCTGCATTAAATTGCTGTATGTTCGAAATCTCTTTCGACACATGGCACATTCGAACGGTCTCTCTCCTGTGtgagttcgctgatgattgatcAAGTTACCGGACTGGACAAATCGCTTCCCACATGCTGCACATTGGAAGGGTTTCTCCCCGGTGTGAGTTCTCTGATGGACAGTCAGCTCACGAGATGTGCAAAAGCCCTTCTTGCACACTGCACATTGGAAGggtttctccccagtgtgaatctgCTGATGCTGTAACAAGTGACTGGATGTGTCAAACTGCTTGGCGCAGGTGGCACATTCAAAGAGTTTCTCTCCGGCGTGAGTTCTCTGATGCTGTATCAAGTGACTGGTTGTGCAAAATCTCTTTTTACACACTGAGCACTCAAACGGTTTCTCTCCGGTGTGAACACGcaggtgtctgtttaaaaggctgGGCCCCTTGAACCCCTTTCCACACACAGCACATTGAAAGCCGACCCCTTCCTGAGGGGTTACTACCTGGTGACTGGGTCCAGGTGTGTCGGATGATCCCGGCTGGTCATTTATCAACAGTTCAGTTTCCATGGTGACCCTTCGTTCTATCGTGTCTGAGCAAGCTCCATCTACCAAACCTGAACAAACAAAACCCAACTCAATAAATACACCTCAGCGATCAATGTCCCCAATCCCTCTGGGCAGCAATGGAGCAATAATATCTCTTGTGAATCATACACACAAGTACAGTGAAGGCCTAACAACGTGTTCTAcctccaacctcagaagagcacctgtCCAGCACGAGTGCTCCATTAGCCACTCTCAACCCTCCACACCTCCTTTTATATACTGAGTGCTGAATTATGGACAGTTTGCAGCCCAGGATCTGCCACGTGCAAAGCGAATGCTCCACCACTGACAACATCCCCTACCCTTTAACAGAGACACGCAACAGCCTGGGAACAGCAGCAAGACACTAAAGTTCCATTTACTGCCTTATGGAAATGAACaggtttaatgtagaaaacatcccaCAGGATGGAATTGGGAATGAGCACTGAGccagagggagaagagaggaaaATGGGTCAGAAAACCTGGCTGAAGAGTTAAGCCTTGATAAGTAATTTAAaggtggaagagagagggagggctggaccaccaatagtggggcaaagagaagcggcgggggggggggggtggcggcggGGTGGATGTGTAAAAGAACTCAATCAGAGCAATGCATTTGGGAGGGTTTACAGGGCTGGAGAAGCTCGCAGAGATTCAATGGGGCAAGGTGACGGTGGGAGGTATGGACGAGGATGAACACTTTAAATGTAATATGTTATTGACAGGGAGTTAATGAAGGTCAGTAAGGTCGGGGAATGATGGACAACTGAGATTTGGTGCAGGACAGGCAGCAATGTTGGACTTTTTGAAGCGAGGAGGATGGGACGCCACTGAGCAGAATGCTGGAGTATCCGTGTATGAAGAGACAAAGGAATCTATATGGGCTTCAACACCAGAGGACCTAAAGTAGGGGTAGAGGTGATAGAAAACAATCTTGGTAATTGATAGAAGTTTAGTAATTGATCCATTCCATTCAGAGCAGCTCAGCTCAGGATAAATATAAACCCAAAATTGTGAACAGCCTGCTTCAGTGGAGTTTGTGGCTTTGGCCTTCCCATATTGCCTATATAGACGGACATTGTGGCACCTCCAGGATTTCCAATCCTATAACAAGGAGGAAAGTAGCAGCGAGGTCGAATCAGATGTGGAAGTCTTGAAGTTTCTGCCTTCAAATGACCAAGAAAGTGCTGCTTCATTTTCACTCCCCCTGTAATGGAGACTGGCATTACCCACCGCACCCCGCGGCGATGAACCCCTCCTATTCTCGGCGCGGTACCGCACGGCGCATGCGCACCGCCCGCTAATGGGCCCTTTTGTCAGCGGGTTGGGCCGGAAGCGCGAACCGGCAAACGCAGCATCGCTGGGCGGCCGCCTGTTATCTTCACATCCCGGGAAAACCGTCCCACAAATTGGAATGGAAATGACCGTTACCGTCTCCAGGCTGCCGCCTGACACACCGGGCCCCCCAGCCGCACTCTCCGCT
Encoded proteins:
- the LOC137312637 gene encoding zinc finger protein 180-like; protein product: METELLINDQPGSSDTPGPSHQVVTPQEGVGFQCAVCGKGFKGPSLLNRHLRVHTGEKPFECSVCKKRFCTTSHLIQHQRTHAGEKLFECATCAKQFDTSSHLLQHQQIHTGEKPFQCAVCKKGFCTSRELTVHQRTHTGEKPFQCAACGKRFVQSGNLINHQRTHTGERPFECAMCRKRFRTYSNLMQHQRSHTGEKLFECMVCKKWFCTSHELMVHQRIHTGERPFQCSVCAKRFAQSGNLIKHQRIHTGEKPFECTVCKKRFCTSHELTVHQRTHSGEKPFQCTVCKKCFIQSSTLTVHQRTHSGEKPFECTVCKKRFAQSGNLTIHQRAHTM